One genomic region from Amphiprion ocellaris isolate individual 3 ecotype Okinawa chromosome 20, ASM2253959v1, whole genome shotgun sequence encodes:
- the LOC111578060 gene encoding cuticle collagen 36-like, with protein sequence MSDSGKPEGRGEGPPGERGDGPPGERGGPRGPPGERGGPQGRGDGPPGERGGPRGPPGERGGPRGPPGERGGPDDGGRRGGKPE encoded by the exons ATGAGTGATT CTGGCAAGCCG GAGGGACGTGGAGAGGGACCTCCAGGTGAACGTGGGGACGGACCTCCAGGTGAACGTGGTGGACCTCGTGGACCTCCGGGTGAACGTGGTGGACCTCAAGGACGTGGGGACGGACCTCCAGGTGAACGTGGTGGACCTCGTGGACCTCCAGGTGAACGTGGTGGACCTCGTGGACCTCCGGGTGAACGTGGTGGACCAGATGATGGTGGCAGACGCGGAGGCAAACCCGAGTAG
- the mthfd1b gene encoding C-1-tetrahydrofolate synthase, cytoplasmic: MSAQIISGKEVSAQVRERLRKDVEQMKLKDSNFRPGLVVLQVGDRDDSNLYISMKLKAAAEIGINATHMRLPKTATEEEVLHSIREVNENSSVHGLIVQLPLDSVHKIDTEKVTNAVAPEKDVDGLTSINAGKLSRGDLGDCFIPCTPNGCMELIRQTGVSVAGKRAVVIGRSKIVGAPMHDLLLWSHATVTTCHSKTADLAGEVGKADILVVGIGKAEMVKGEWIKKGAVVIDCGINHILDDTKANGKRVVGDVHYASAKEQAGFITPVPGGVGPMTVAMLMANTVLSAKRFLETHQPGKWDISYTKLNLQKPVPSDIVVSRSCVPKPIDRLAKEVGLLSDEVELYGKTKAKVQLNIIKRLQSQPDGKYVVVTGITPTPLGEGKSTTTIGLVQALGAHMKLNVFACVRQPSQGPTFGIKGGAAGGGYSQVIPMEEFNLHLTGDIHAITAANNLVAAAVDARMFHEATQSDKALYNRLVPLSGGQRKFSPIQIHRLKKLGIDKTDPSTLTEEEITRFARLDIDPSSVTWQRVLDTNDRFLRKITIGQAPTEKGYTREAQFDITVASEIMAVLALTSSLEDMRQRLAKMVVATSRSGQPITTEDLGVSGALTVLMKDAIKPNLMQTLEGTPVFVHAGPFANIAHGNSSILADKIALKLVGPDGFVVTEAGFGADIGMEKFFNIKCRYSGLRPHVVVLVATVRALKMHGGGPTVTAGMPLPKEYVEENLDLLRNGCSNMRKQIENAKHFGVPVVVAVNAFKTDTEAELDLVCSMAKDGGAFDAVRCSHWAEGGAGAMALGQAVQKASDAPSNFKFLYELELPIADKIRIIAQKIYGADDIELLPEAQHKVELYTKQGFGNLPICMAKTHLSLSHEADKKGVPTGFVVPIRDIRASVGAGFLYPLVGTMPTIPGLPTRPCFYDIDLDPETEQVNGLF; this comes from the exons GCAGGTGAGGGAGCGTCTGAGGAAGGATGTGGAGCAGATGAAACTTAAGGATTCCAACTTCAGACCAGGTCTAGTGGTTTTACAG GTTGGAGACCGCGATGATTCAAATCTGTACATCAGCATGAagctgaaagcagcagcagag ATTGGAATAAATGCAACACATATGAGACTTCCCAAGACTGCAACAGAAGAGGAG GTTCTTCACAGTATCAGAGAGGTCAACGAGAACTCATCTGTCCACGGCCTCATCGTGCAGCTGCCTTTAGACTCAGTCCATAAGATCGACACAGAGAAGGTCACAAATGCTGTGGCTCCAGAGAAGGACGTAGACGG ACTGACCAGCATAAATGCAGGAAAGCTGTCTCGTGGGGACCTGGGCGACTGCTTCATCCCGTGCACGCCCAACGGCTGCATGGAGCTGATCAGACAAACTG GTGTATCTGTGGCCGGTAAAAGGGCTGTGGTGATCGGCCGCAGTAAGATTGTTGGTGCACCGATGCATGACCTGCTGCTGTGGAGCCACGCCACCGTCACCACCTGCCACTCTAAAACCGCTGATCTTGCCGGAGAG GTGGGCAAAGCAGACATCCTGGTTGTGGGTATTGGAAAAGCAGAGATGGTGAAAGGAGAGTGGATCAAGAAGGGAGCGGTGGTTATTGACTGTGGCATCAATCACATTCTAG ATGACACTAAAGCCAATGGAAAGAGGGTGGTGGGTGACGTCCATTATGCCTCGGCCAAGGAGCAGGCTGGCTTCATTACTCCTGTTCCTGGTGGGGTGGGACCCATGACTGTGGCCATGCTGATGGCG AATACAGTGCTGAGTGCAAAGCGTTTCCTGGAAACCCATCAGCCAGGAAAGTGGGACATCTCATACACCAAACTCAATCTCCAGAAGCCGGTGCCAAG TGACATTGTCGTTTCTCGCTCCTGCGTCCCCAAACCCATCGACCGTCTAGCCAAGGAGGTGGGCCTGCTGTCTGATGAGGTGGAGCTCTACGGCAAGACTAAGGCCAAAGTCCAGCTGAATATTATCAAACGGCTGCAATCCCAGCCAGACGGCAAATATGTGGTGGTCACCGG TATTACCCCTACTCCTCTGGGAGAGGGTAAGAGCACCACCACCATCGGCCTGGTCCAGGCCCTGGGAGCCCACATGAAGCTCAATGTGTTTGCTTGTGTCCGACAGCCTTCTCAGGGACCAACGTTTGGCATTAAAG gtggtgctGCAGGAGGTGGATACTCTCAAGTCATTCCAATGGAAGAG ttTAACCTTCACCTCACTGGAGACATTCACGCCATCACTGCTGCCAACAACTTGGTGGCTGCTGCTGTAGACGCCCGCATGTTCCATGAGGCCACACAATCGGACAAG GCTCTGTATAACCGCTTGGTCCCACTCAGTGGAGGACAGAGGAAGTTCTCCCCCATCCAGATCCACAGACTGAAA aaaCTGGGCATTGACAAGACTGATCCTTCCACTCTCACTGAAGAAGAGATCACTCGTTTTGCCCGCTTGGACATTGACCCAAGCTCTGTAACCTGGCAGAGAG TGTTGGACACCAATGATCGATTCCTGAGGAAGATCACTATCGGCCAGGCGCCAACTGAAAAGGGATACACAAGAGAg GCTCAGTTTGACATCACTGTGGCCAGCGAAATCATGGCAGTGCTCGCCCTCACCAGCAGCCTGGAGGACATGCGACAGCGTCTGGCCAAGATGGTCGTAGCCACCAGCCGCAGCGGACAGCCCATCACCACCGAGGATCTG gGTGTGAGTGGTGCTCTAACTGTGCTGATGAAAGATGCCATCAAGCCAAACCTGATGCAGACGTTAGAG GGAACCCCTGTGTTTGTCCACGCCGGCCCCTTCGCCAACATCGCCCATGGAAACTCCTCCATCCTGGCTGATAAGATTGCTTTGAAGCTGGTTGGACCTGACGGCTTCGTAG TGACAGAGGCTGGTTTTGGAGCTGACATTGGCATGGAGAAGTTCTTCAATATCAAGTGCCGCTACTCAGGCCTGAGGCCTCatgtggtggtgctggtggcCACTGTTCGAGCCCTGAAGATGCACGGAGGAGGACCAACT GTCACTGCTGGGATGCCGCTGCCTAAAGAATATGTGGAGGAG AACCTTGACCTACTGAGGAATGGCTGCAGCAACATGAGGAAGCAGATAGAAAATGCGAAGCACTTTGGCGTGCCTGTGGTGGTGGCTGTCAATGCTTTCAA GACAGACACTGAGGCCGAGCTGGACTTGGTTTGCAGCATGGCCAAAGATGGCGGAGCCTTCGATGCCGTTCGATGCTCCCACTGGGCCGAGGGTGGAGccggtgcgatggctcttggtcaGGCTGTCCAGAAGGCCAGTGATGCTCCCAGCAACTTCAAGTTCCTCTATGAGTTAGAG CTCCCTATTGCTGATAAGATTCGAATAATCGCTCAGAAGATCTACGGAGCAGATGATATCGAGCTCCTCCCAGAGGCCCAACACAAGGTGGAGCTCTACACCAAACAG GGTTTTGGCAATCTTCCAATCTGTATGGCAAAGACCCACCTGTCGCTTTCTCATGAAGCAGACAAGAAGGGCGTTCCCACCGGGTTCGTCGTGCCAATCAGAGACATCCGAGCCAGTGTGGGCGCTGGCTTCTTGTACCCACTGGTTGGCACG ATGCCAACAATTCCTGGCTTGCCCACTCGACCTTGTTTCTATGATATTGACCTGGACCCTGAGACAGAACAGGTCAATGGGCTcttctaa